In Vibrio bathopelagicus, the following are encoded in one genomic region:
- a CDS encoding MATE family efflux transporter, which yields MSNQTAKFVEGSTMRHILVMSGAGSVGLMALFVVDLLDMLFISMLGQVELAAAVGFAGTLTFFSTSVSIGTSIAMGALVSKAIGSKNRDQARNLSTSIMLTAFVISSTVTAIMFAHIPELLAAIGAKGVAAERAQAYLQILLPSGPLLALAMAAGAGLRAAGDAKRSMWATLSGGIVNAILDPLFIFGFGWNIEGAAIASVIARFSVLFFSLYPLIRSHQLVAPPSMVQWRLNIRPILAIAIPAIITNTATPIGNAIVTTGIAQYGEDFVAGFAVIGRLTPVCFAVIFALSGAVGPIIGQNFGADRVDRVKETLNNSLLVTTVYTIAVCILLYLVQDYIIQGFSLQGDAAIIVAAFCTYVALTFTFNGALFVANTSFNNLGKPLYSTALNLGKATLGTLPFVYLGSQWYGALGVLYGQALGNVVFGLLGILVLRYHVAELMAGSQIDPVEDDVSIVSLNTQPFCSHDAVLIDDVSANREESVELKPQ from the coding sequence ATGTCAAATCAAACTGCAAAGTTTGTAGAAGGTTCAACGATGCGCCACATATTGGTGATGTCGGGAGCTGGCTCTGTCGGTTTGATGGCGTTGTTTGTCGTCGACTTACTCGACATGCTGTTTATCAGTATGCTCGGTCAAGTCGAGTTGGCGGCGGCAGTGGGCTTTGCAGGAACCTTAACTTTCTTCTCAACCTCAGTTTCGATTGGTACCTCCATCGCAATGGGAGCCTTGGTTTCTAAAGCGATTGGCTCAAAAAATAGAGACCAAGCCCGAAATTTAAGCACCAGTATAATGCTGACCGCATTCGTGATTAGCTCAACCGTTACCGCGATCATGTTTGCGCATATCCCTGAATTATTGGCCGCGATTGGAGCCAAAGGTGTGGCTGCCGAACGTGCGCAGGCCTATCTGCAAATCTTATTGCCGAGTGGTCCATTGTTAGCGTTGGCCATGGCTGCGGGTGCGGGTTTGAGAGCGGCCGGAGATGCCAAGCGTTCGATGTGGGCAACCTTGTCTGGTGGTATTGTTAACGCAATCTTAGACCCTCTCTTCATCTTTGGTTTTGGTTGGAACATTGAAGGGGCCGCGATTGCTTCTGTGATTGCCCGTTTCTCGGTTCTCTTTTTCTCTCTGTATCCGTTGATACGCAGCCATCAACTGGTGGCTCCGCCCTCGATGGTGCAGTGGCGTCTTAATATTCGACCTATTCTTGCCATTGCTATCCCTGCGATTATTACCAATACCGCCACGCCTATTGGCAATGCGATTGTCACCACGGGTATCGCTCAATACGGCGAAGATTTCGTTGCTGGCTTTGCGGTGATTGGTCGTTTGACCCCTGTGTGTTTCGCGGTGATATTTGCGCTTTCTGGTGCAGTGGGGCCAATCATCGGACAGAACTTTGGGGCTGATCGAGTCGACAGAGTGAAGGAGACGCTGAATAACTCATTGTTGGTGACCACGGTTTATACCATCGCTGTCTGTATTCTTTTGTATTTGGTTCAAGACTACATCATCCAAGGTTTCAGCCTACAAGGTGATGCGGCTATTATTGTCGCGGCTTTCTGTACCTATGTTGCTTTGACCTTCACATTCAATGGCGCACTTTTTGTTGCGAATACGTCGTTTAATAACTTAGGTAAACCGCTGTATTCAACGGCGTTGAATCTAGGCAAGGCGACATTAGGGACTCTGCCTTTTGTTTATTTAGGATCTCAGTGGTATGGCGCTCTGGGCGTATTGTACGGACAAGCGCTGGGTAACGTCGTATTTGGTCTGCTTGGTATTTTGGTACTTCGTTATCATGTTGCTGAACTGATGGCGGGATCTCAAATCGACCCAGTCGAAGACGATGTATCGATTGTTAGTTTGAACACTCAACCTTTTTGTTCGCATGATGCGGTTCTGATTGATGATGTATCAGCCAATAGAGAAGAGAGCGTGGAGCTTAAGCCGCAATAA
- a CDS encoding TetR/AcrR family transcriptional regulator: MTVKKTLSQRKRESIVAAAIIEFTEHGYKATSMDKISSRAEVSKRTVYNHFSSKELLLDEILDSIWSKTLAATHFPYQAEQPLAEQLASIANQELELLESEGFIDLSRVLFSEYFHNAELASQAMEKYSQAESGLTIWIKAALADGRLIELDPLFASTQFIALLKSFAFWPQIIGHTPSPDAQHKKLIISSSVEMFLKQYQAK, from the coding sequence ATGACTGTGAAAAAAACACTGAGCCAAAGAAAACGCGAATCTATCGTGGCCGCTGCCATCATAGAGTTTACCGAGCATGGCTATAAAGCCACCAGCATGGATAAGATCTCTAGCCGAGCAGAAGTTTCTAAACGCACGGTTTACAATCATTTCTCCAGTAAGGAGCTGTTGCTAGATGAGATTCTCGACAGTATCTGGAGCAAAACGCTCGCGGCGACCCACTTTCCATATCAAGCGGAACAACCACTTGCCGAGCAACTCGCTTCGATTGCCAATCAAGAACTTGAGCTTTTAGAATCAGAAGGCTTTATCGACTTATCTCGAGTGCTGTTTTCGGAATACTTCCACAATGCAGAACTAGCAAGTCAGGCTATGGAAAAATATTCCCAAGCTGAAAGTGGCCTCACTATCTGGATAAAAGCCGCATTAGCTGATGGTCGCTTAATAGAACTCGACCCACTATTTGCCTCAACTCAGTTTATAGCTCTGCTCAAATCATTTGCGTTTTGGCCACAAATCATCGGTCATACGCCTTCACCAGATGCACAACATAAGAAACTGATCATCAGTTCGAGCGTTGAAATGTTCCTTAAACAGTATCAAGCCAAATAA
- a CDS encoding peptidylprolyl isomerase has protein sequence MITLTTNFGDIEIELNLEKAPVSSKNFLKYCQEGFYEGTTFHRVIEGFMIQGGGHTIDMTEKPTHAPIVNEANRGLKNVIGSVAMARTDAPHSATAQFFINLDDNDFLDHTATSNAGWGYAVFGKVSAGMDVVNKIAVAPTTTRWGHEDVPCEDIVITKVTIND, from the coding sequence ATGATTACTCTTACCACTAACTTTGGCGATATCGAGATAGAACTTAACCTTGAGAAAGCGCCTGTAAGTTCAAAAAACTTCCTTAAATACTGCCAAGAAGGCTTCTATGAAGGCACCACGTTTCACCGCGTGATTGAAGGCTTTATGATTCAAGGTGGTGGACACACCATCGACATGACAGAAAAACCAACACACGCACCTATCGTCAATGAAGCAAACCGTGGACTAAAGAATGTGATTGGTTCAGTGGCAATGGCTCGCACTGATGCACCACACTCAGCAACAGCCCAATTCTTTATCAACCTGGACGACAATGATTTTCTTGATCATACTGCCACCAGCAACGCAGGTTGGGGTTACGCTGTATTTGGTAAAGTATCGGCAGGCATGGACGTGGTTAACAAGATTGCAGTTGCTCCAACGACCACTCGCTGGGGACACGAAGATGTGCCGTGCGAAGATATCGTTATTACAAAAGTCACCATCAACGACTAA
- a CDS encoding BamA/TamA family outer membrane protein, whose translation MTRHSLLTAAFSCSVASFSVSAFDVDTRESQEPELDDQFRVIAIPFYDPSVDTGISVIPIYNFYADGETKNASTLSATLTYTQNDSYYIKGNAELLLKGDSVRFSGEMGFSSTNITLVDLVDTNHQEYTFDGDFYFKVYDNIYLGMGLDYSTARYLAETPRDKLLLKLTGFSEEYQADTGAKLSFLWDEREHYYYPYHGFLFELTYENHGAWLGNDEDATYSSLFSDYRFFYSLTHNDNHIIASRWVTRYLLDAENAPSSAYSTYGRQGRNVQRGFVAGDHIASHMTNLEMEYRYSISGSSINFLNNVAVVGLTGVGKVFGERLNPKDPYHSFDDGDLLTMVGLGLRYRLMRQERINVRMDFTYNNEDEVLAYFSLGENI comes from the coding sequence ATGACTCGACACTCTTTGCTGACAGCCGCCTTCTCTTGTTCTGTTGCCAGTTTCTCTGTTTCTGCTTTTGACGTTGATACACGAGAATCACAAGAACCTGAACTGGATGACCAATTTCGTGTCATTGCTATCCCCTTTTATGACCCAAGTGTAGATACTGGGATCTCAGTTATTCCCATCTATAACTTCTACGCGGATGGCGAAACGAAGAACGCGTCGACCTTATCAGCAACACTGACTTACACGCAAAATGACAGCTATTACATCAAAGGTAATGCGGAACTATTGCTAAAAGGCGACTCAGTGAGATTTAGCGGTGAGATGGGGTTCTCTAGTACCAACATAACCCTGGTAGACCTTGTTGATACCAATCACCAAGAATACACATTCGATGGCGATTTCTACTTCAAGGTGTATGACAATATCTATCTTGGTATGGGTTTAGACTATTCGACAGCTCGCTATTTAGCGGAGACTCCCCGCGACAAGCTGTTGTTAAAGTTGACAGGATTTAGCGAAGAGTACCAAGCTGACACAGGAGCAAAGCTTTCATTCTTATGGGATGAAAGAGAACACTACTACTATCCATATCACGGTTTCTTGTTTGAACTGACCTATGAGAACCACGGGGCTTGGTTAGGCAATGATGAAGATGCGACTTACTCTTCGCTGTTTTCTGACTACCGTTTTTTCTACAGCTTGACGCACAATGATAATCACATCATCGCAAGCCGATGGGTCACTCGATACCTACTCGATGCGGAAAATGCACCAAGCAGCGCATACAGCACCTATGGCCGACAAGGGCGCAACGTTCAACGCGGTTTTGTCGCAGGGGATCACATTGCCTCACACATGACCAACCTTGAAATGGAATACCGCTACTCTATTTCTGGCTCATCGATTAATTTTCTAAACAACGTCGCCGTGGTCGGGTTAACCGGTGTCGGTAAAGTATTTGGTGAAAGGCTCAATCCGAAAGACCCTTATCATAGCTTTGATGATGGTGATCTTCTGACTATGGTTGGCCTCGGGTTGCGTTATCGATTAATGCGCCAAGAACGCATCAATGTTCGTATGGACTTCACCTACAACAACGAAGATGAAGTGCTGGCGTATTTTAGTTTGGGTGAGAACATTTAA
- a CDS encoding glycosyl transferase family protein — protein sequence MSSILECIRTVGRGERGRKPLSFEQAYRIMDEYLSGEVGDDQMAMLLMLIRVQNETNEEIAGFVKAFQSRVPDLGADIDWPCYAGKRNDTASGKPWNLLAAKILADNGYKVLMHGYMDKPSGRTHAETHLELVGVRSAEDPQDAKQILEADGIAYLPLANFAPEAQTMIGWKHRYGLRTPINTVVRALNPGGGRLGLRGSFHPGFPQLHAEVEHVIGNKSHSVISFKGMNGESEYNPKVSQTVWMSSPDKVESFYWEEMMNLELPLPSMCVLGTPAEEMTLMANTVVDSMTAILFAETHDKTEAYQKAVRLWHEYCAR from the coding sequence ATGAGTAGTATTTTAGAGTGTATTCGTACTGTTGGACGAGGGGAAAGAGGGCGTAAGCCTTTATCGTTCGAACAAGCCTATCGCATCATGGATGAGTATTTAAGCGGAGAGGTCGGAGACGACCAAATGGCTATGCTACTGATGTTAATTCGTGTGCAGAATGAAACCAATGAAGAGATTGCCGGCTTTGTAAAAGCATTCCAATCTCGCGTGCCTGATTTAGGTGCTGATATTGATTGGCCTTGCTACGCCGGTAAGCGTAATGATACCGCGAGTGGTAAGCCTTGGAATTTGCTGGCGGCAAAAATCCTAGCTGACAATGGTTATAAAGTGTTGATGCATGGCTATATGGATAAGCCAAGCGGTCGCACACACGCAGAGACTCATTTGGAATTAGTGGGTGTTCGCAGTGCTGAAGATCCACAAGATGCAAAACAGATACTAGAAGCGGATGGTATTGCTTATTTACCTTTGGCGAATTTCGCACCTGAAGCTCAAACCATGATCGGGTGGAAGCACCGCTATGGTCTGCGTACTCCAATCAATACTGTGGTTCGAGCACTGAACCCAGGCGGTGGCCGTTTAGGTTTACGTGGCAGTTTCCACCCGGGATTCCCACAGCTGCATGCTGAGGTAGAGCATGTGATTGGCAATAAATCTCATTCAGTCATTTCATTCAAAGGCATGAATGGTGAGTCGGAATACAACCCTAAGGTTAGCCAAACCGTGTGGATGAGCTCTCCTGATAAGGTCGAGTCGTTCTATTGGGAAGAGATGATGAACCTAGAGCTTCCACTCCCGAGTATGTGTGTACTTGGCACTCCGGCTGAAGAGATGACTTTAATGGCGAATACGGTTGTCGACAGTATGACAGCGATTCTATTTGCGGAAACTCACGATAAAACCGAGGCATACCAGAAAGCGGTACGCCTATGGCATGAGTATTGTGCTCGTTAG
- the udp gene encoding uridine phosphorylase — protein sequence MSQAVFHLGVTEADLNGATLAIIPGDPARVQKIAEEMENPVFLASHREYTLYRAELDGKPVVVCSTGIGGPSTSIAVEELAQLGVRTFLRVGTTGAIQPHVNVGDMIVSTGSVRLDGASLHFAPMEFPAVADFEVATAMKAAVDESGATVHMGVTASSDTFYPGQERYDTFSGRVVKRFQGSMQEWQDMGVLNFEMESATLLTMCASSGLKAGCVAGVIINRTQKETPDHETLKVTEARSIKVVVEAARKML from the coding sequence ATGTCTCAAGCTGTTTTCCATTTAGGTGTTACTGAAGCAGATCTTAACGGTGCTACTCTTGCGATCATCCCTGGTGATCCTGCTCGTGTACAAAAAATTGCAGAAGAGATGGAGAATCCAGTATTTCTTGCTAGCCATCGTGAATACACGCTTTACCGCGCAGAACTAGACGGCAAACCAGTTGTTGTATGTTCAACAGGTATCGGTGGTCCATCAACGTCTATTGCTGTAGAAGAGCTAGCTCAACTGGGTGTTCGCACTTTCCTTCGTGTCGGTACTACTGGTGCTATCCAACCACACGTAAACGTGGGCGATATGATCGTTTCTACAGGTTCTGTTCGTCTAGACGGTGCTAGCCTGCACTTTGCTCCAATGGAGTTCCCAGCAGTTGCTGACTTCGAAGTAGCAACAGCAATGAAAGCGGCAGTTGACGAATCAGGTGCAACAGTTCACATGGGTGTAACGGCATCAAGCGATACGTTCTACCCGGGTCAAGAGCGTTACGACACGTTCTCTGGTCGCGTTGTTAAGCGTTTCCAAGGTTCTATGCAAGAATGGCAAGACATGGGCGTTCTAAACTTTGAAATGGAATCTGCAACACTGCTAACTATGTGTGCAAGTTCTGGCCTGAAAGCAGGTTGTGTTGCTGGTGTAATCATCAACCGTACTCAAAAAGAGACGCCTGATCACGAAACACTAAAAGTAACAGAAGCTCGTTCAATCAAAGTGGTTGTAGAAGCTGCTCGTAAAATGCTTTAA
- a CDS encoding thiol:disulfide interchange protein DsbA/DsbL codes for MKKLFSLFAALILSASVNAAQFEEGTHYKILDVAKADKPVVTEFFSFYCPHCYKFEGVIKYLKQDLPESADFQKVHVAFMGNDMAVPMAKAYATMIALDAEESMIPAMFTKIHEMKQTPKNEAELRQVFIDNGVDSKKFDAAYNGFAVNSMQKRFDKQFDASTLTGVPGVLVNNKYIVKPEKITSYEEYNQLVNYLLTL; via the coding sequence ATGAAAAAACTATTTAGCCTTTTTGCTGCTCTGATCTTGAGCGCTTCAGTGAACGCTGCTCAATTTGAAGAAGGCACTCACTATAAAATCCTTGATGTAGCGAAAGCCGACAAGCCCGTCGTTACCGAATTTTTCTCGTTTTACTGCCCGCACTGTTACAAATTTGAAGGTGTAATCAAGTACCTTAAACAAGACCTTCCTGAATCTGCAGATTTCCAAAAAGTGCACGTAGCCTTTATGGGCAACGACATGGCAGTACCAATGGCAAAAGCGTACGCAACCATGATTGCACTTGATGCTGAAGAGAGCATGATTCCGGCAATGTTCACTAAAATTCATGAAATGAAACAGACACCAAAAAACGAAGCTGAACTGCGTCAGGTCTTCATTGATAACGGTGTGGATTCGAAGAAATTTGATGCGGCGTACAACGGCTTTGCAGTTAATTCAATGCAGAAACGTTTTGATAAACAATTTGATGCGAGCACACTAACCGGCGTTCCGGGTGTATTGGTAAACAACAAGTACATCGTAAAACCAGAAAAAATCACTAGCTATGAAGAATACAACCAACTGGTGAACTACCTTCTGACGCTTTAG
- a CDS encoding CBS domain-containing protein encodes MHSIKVKDYMTQQVVTFTPDMPLSLALDRVMKSHHMGGPVIDETEQVIGFLSEQDLLEKLVKVSYFCQDTHVVGDCMYQEVLSVSPELSIIELADMMQVGKPKAYPVIDNRKLVGIITRTDVLRAIGKNLDECFKHPV; translated from the coding sequence ATGCATTCAATAAAAGTGAAAGATTATATGACGCAGCAGGTTGTGACATTCACTCCTGATATGCCGTTAAGTCTAGCGTTAGATCGAGTGATGAAGAGTCATCATATGGGTGGCCCTGTTATTGATGAAACAGAACAAGTGATTGGATTTTTATCTGAGCAAGATCTACTAGAGAAACTGGTTAAGGTGAGTTATTTCTGTCAGGACACACACGTTGTGGGTGACTGCATGTACCAAGAGGTACTGTCCGTGTCACCTGAGCTATCCATTATTGAGTTGGCTGACATGATGCAAGTAGGTAAACCAAAAGCTTACCCGGTTATCGATAATAGAAAGTTGGTTGGTATTATCACTCGAACCGATGTTTTAAGAGCAATCGGTAAGAACCTGGATGAATGTTTCAAACATCCTGTATAG
- a CDS encoding zinc/cadmium/mercury/lead-transporting ATPase → MCAKHAACRSTKVDVQPQETGTTCSSPKITSITAAGTSSSCCSSTTASASADDCCGSDSGEEDRLPLTESLSAQFSKSWLVSGMDCPACARKIEKAVSNIEGVIEAKVLFATEKLVVKFDSENLAETIEQVSIKTGFPLTEVGSKKQKQQPETFWQAYIQPNWQIIAIAVSMLIAALLKGSLPQLSEGLFTATCLLGLYPVAKKAVQLARSGTPFAIETLMSVAALGALYLGETAEAAMVLLLFLIGERLEAFASSRARSGVQALMALVPENATKIINGERVEVAVSELVPGDVIEVAAGSRLPADGQLITDAASFDESALTGESVPVEHIEGNSIMAGAVVVDKVVRITITSKQGENAIDRILHLIEEAESRKAPLERFLDKFSRWYTPLMMVVALLVIITPPLLFAQPWDTWVYRGLALLLIACPCALVISTPAAITSGLAAAAKRGALIKGGAALEQLGKIQTIAFDKTGTLTEGKPQVTDIQPLSDWQQDAMLRVVGAIEVGSTHPLAQSLVAKVKELNIEIPESQNKKALIGSGVEGDVDGVKYQVLSPSKVGFELASEVVAQVEALEGEGKTVVLALEVTHQEDLREQATNVIGLIAWQDTLRSDAKVAIERLNDLGIQSIMLTGDNPRSAAAISSKIGMQYKASLLPSDKVTYVEELSQQSHVAMVGDGINDAPAMKTANVGIAMGGGTDVALETADSALTHNRLTELPAMIELSQATMNNIRQNVALALGLKGVFLVTSLLGITGLWVAVLADSGATALVTLNALRLLRFKSKAD, encoded by the coding sequence ATGTGCGCAAAACATGCAGCGTGCCGCTCAACAAAAGTGGACGTTCAACCGCAAGAGACTGGAACAACCTGTTCTAGTCCTAAAATCACCAGTATTACAGCTGCAGGCACTTCATCATCATGCTGCAGTTCTACAACGGCTTCTGCATCAGCAGATGATTGTTGTGGTTCAGACAGTGGAGAAGAAGACCGGCTGCCCTTAACTGAGTCTCTTAGCGCCCAATTTTCCAAAAGTTGGTTGGTCTCGGGAATGGACTGTCCAGCTTGTGCTCGAAAAATAGAAAAAGCGGTCAGTAACATCGAAGGTGTTATTGAAGCTAAAGTTTTATTCGCTACCGAAAAGCTTGTTGTTAAATTCGATAGTGAAAATCTTGCTGAAACCATCGAACAAGTCTCTATCAAAACAGGCTTCCCATTGACGGAAGTTGGTTCTAAGAAACAAAAACAACAACCAGAGACGTTTTGGCAAGCTTATATCCAACCAAATTGGCAGATTATCGCGATTGCAGTCTCTATGCTGATCGCTGCCTTGCTTAAAGGGTCATTGCCTCAGTTAAGCGAAGGCTTATTCACCGCCACTTGTTTGCTTGGACTTTATCCTGTAGCTAAAAAAGCCGTTCAACTTGCCCGTTCAGGTACACCTTTTGCGATAGAAACACTAATGAGTGTAGCTGCCCTTGGCGCCTTGTATCTTGGTGAAACCGCGGAAGCTGCGATGGTTCTTTTACTGTTTTTGATTGGTGAGCGCTTAGAAGCTTTTGCTTCATCAAGAGCAAGAAGTGGCGTTCAAGCGTTAATGGCATTGGTACCAGAAAACGCAACCAAGATTATCAACGGCGAGCGTGTCGAAGTTGCAGTCAGTGAACTTGTTCCTGGTGATGTGATTGAAGTGGCGGCTGGCTCTCGTTTACCTGCTGATGGTCAACTGATTACAGACGCGGCTAGCTTTGATGAAAGTGCGTTAACGGGTGAATCTGTTCCTGTTGAACATATTGAAGGCAATAGCATCATGGCTGGCGCCGTGGTCGTGGACAAAGTGGTTCGTATCACCATAACTTCAAAACAAGGTGAGAACGCGATCGACCGAATTCTTCATCTGATTGAAGAAGCAGAGTCTCGTAAAGCCCCACTAGAACGATTCCTCGATAAGTTTAGCCGTTGGTACACACCATTAATGATGGTTGTCGCGCTGTTGGTGATCATCACGCCGCCACTGTTGTTTGCTCAACCTTGGGATACGTGGGTTTATCGTGGTCTAGCCTTGTTACTGATTGCTTGTCCCTGTGCCTTGGTTATCTCGACTCCTGCAGCGATTACCTCTGGTTTGGCTGCCGCGGCGAAACGTGGTGCGCTTATTAAAGGCGGCGCAGCACTAGAGCAGCTTGGCAAAATTCAAACCATCGCTTTTGATAAGACGGGAACATTAACGGAAGGTAAGCCTCAGGTTACCGATATTCAGCCTCTGTCTGACTGGCAGCAAGACGCAATGTTACGCGTAGTCGGGGCGATTGAAGTTGGTTCTACCCATCCATTGGCGCAGTCACTGGTTGCCAAGGTCAAAGAGCTGAATATTGAAATTCCAGAATCTCAGAATAAAAAGGCGTTGATCGGCAGTGGTGTTGAAGGTGATGTTGATGGTGTTAAATACCAAGTTCTATCACCTTCTAAAGTCGGGTTTGAACTTGCTTCTGAAGTAGTGGCACAAGTTGAAGCCCTTGAAGGTGAAGGCAAGACAGTTGTGCTTGCTCTAGAGGTTACACATCAAGAAGATCTTCGAGAACAAGCGACTAACGTGATAGGTCTGATTGCTTGGCAAGATACCTTGCGTAGTGATGCGAAAGTTGCGATTGAACGACTTAACGATCTGGGCATTCAATCAATCATGCTTACTGGTGATAACCCGCGTAGTGCGGCCGCGATCAGCAGCAAAATTGGTATGCAATATAAAGCGAGCCTACTGCCAAGTGACAAGGTGACCTATGTTGAAGAGTTATCTCAACAGTCGCATGTTGCAATGGTAGGGGACGGCATCAATGATGCGCCAGCGATGAAAACCGCTAATGTGGGTATCGCGATGGGTGGGGGTACCGATGTGGCTTTGGAAACGGCTGACTCAGCACTGACCCATAACCGCTTAACGGAACTGCCTGCAATGATTGAATTGTCGCAAGCAACGATGAACAACATCCGTCAAAACGTCGCGCTTGCGCTCGGTTTGAAAGGTGTGTTCTTGGTGACAAGCTTACTGGGTATTACCGGTTTGTGGGTTGCGGTATTAGCCGATAGCGGTGCGACGGCATTGGTCACATTGAACGCATTGCGATTGCTTCGATTCAAATCTAAAGCGGATTAA
- a CDS encoding cytochrome b/b6 domain-containing protein gives MKIWDLPTRLYHWLQAALFIGLAVSGFSGNGPHIYLGLALFSLILWRLTWGMIGSDTSRFSQFVSSPRSAWQYLRGRVQPKPGHNPLGAWMVVGMITTLFVQCMTGLAIAGFFDTLPYSEMIITDDVFDLFATLHAITARMLIAFVVLHLLAILTYKLRSKPLVLAMITGKQNQSLSTAHFGNGTQLAFSSNRKALLVLIASVLVTMAIVVMS, from the coding sequence ATGAAAATCTGGGATCTACCGACTCGACTGTATCACTGGCTGCAAGCAGCTCTGTTTATTGGCCTTGCTGTATCTGGCTTTAGTGGCAATGGCCCACACATATATTTAGGGTTAGCACTGTTTAGTTTGATTCTGTGGCGCTTGACCTGGGGAATGATTGGTAGTGATACCAGCCGATTTTCGCAATTTGTTAGTTCTCCTCGCTCTGCTTGGCAGTACTTACGAGGCCGAGTTCAACCTAAACCGGGGCACAATCCTCTAGGTGCTTGGATGGTTGTAGGCATGATCACTACGTTGTTCGTGCAATGCATGACTGGCCTCGCAATTGCGGGGTTCTTCGACACATTGCCGTATTCAGAAATGATCATCACAGACGATGTCTTTGACCTATTCGCCACGCTTCATGCCATTACCGCGCGTATGTTAATCGCTTTTGTCGTGCTGCATTTATTGGCGATCTTGACCTACAAACTGCGCTCAAAGCCTTTGGTTCTCGCTATGATCACAGGCAAACAAAATCAATCGTTATCCACAGCTCATTTCGGAAATGGCACTCAATTGGCTTTTTCATCAAATAGAAAAGCGTTGTTGGTGCTAATTGCGTCGGTATTAGTTACGA
- a CDS encoding c-type cytochrome, with product MKKLTIALLIAVPVMAIAATEAVNNRQQAFSSIEKLNKQVSSELGNRNTDWNKVEELSESLVEHGIVLDNSFAVSDTGGKATEAVWSKPEKFNQLMLQMNQGFAELQQASIEQDLTKAERGLDAANNTCRACHRTYRSRW from the coding sequence ATGAAAAAACTGACTATCGCTTTACTTATCGCCGTGCCAGTGATGGCTATTGCCGCAACTGAAGCAGTGAACAATCGCCAGCAGGCTTTTAGCTCAATTGAAAAACTCAATAAACAAGTGTCTTCAGAATTAGGAAACCGAAATACAGATTGGAATAAGGTTGAGGAGTTAAGTGAGAGTTTGGTTGAGCACGGAATTGTACTGGATAATAGTTTTGCTGTGAGTGACACGGGCGGTAAGGCAACAGAAGCGGTGTGGAGTAAGCCTGAGAAATTCAATCAACTGATGCTACAGATGAACCAAGGCTTTGCTGAGTTGCAGCAAGCGAGTATTGAACAAGACCTTACCAAGGCTGAGCGTGGGTTAGATGCTGCCAACAACACATGCCGAGCATGTCATCGTACTTATCGCTCGCGTTGGTAA